The Variovorax paradoxus genome window below encodes:
- a CDS encoding efflux RND transporter periplasmic adaptor subunit codes for MNIEKSIGRWRLAVSLLGAAALAGGAWWLWPRNAAAAAPAAVAVLQRVQGQVVVPEGSPLRRTLRVEPVAEQQVRAAFSLPAVVEADPSRLVKILSPVAGRIQSLDKVLGDAVKRGDALAGVDAPDLMQARSDAQKARSALVLARQALARQRELAGSEIASRRDVEQAENDATQAASELARAEARLSQFGAATSSAAQGTVLSLRSPIAGRVVELNAARGAYWNDTNASLMTVADLSSVYVSASVDEKDLGAVFVGQEATVLFDAYPGAPMKARVRYVGELLDPDTRKLKVRLLFDNRDGRLRPGMFARATFLARPHGGLLLPAAAVVHAGFDDRVFVESAPWRFEPRVVRLGVRQGEQVEVVSGLKAGERVVQRDGVLLDD; via the coding sequence ATGAACATCGAAAAAAGCATCGGGCGCTGGCGCCTGGCGGTCTCACTGCTGGGCGCCGCGGCACTGGCCGGCGGCGCGTGGTGGCTGTGGCCGAGGAATGCCGCCGCGGCGGCACCCGCGGCGGTTGCCGTGCTGCAACGCGTGCAAGGCCAGGTGGTGGTGCCCGAGGGCTCGCCGCTGCGGCGCACGCTGCGGGTCGAGCCCGTGGCCGAGCAGCAGGTGCGCGCCGCGTTCTCGCTGCCGGCCGTGGTCGAGGCCGACCCGTCCCGGCTGGTCAAGATCCTGTCGCCGGTGGCGGGCCGCATCCAGAGCCTGGACAAGGTGCTGGGCGACGCCGTGAAGCGCGGCGACGCGCTCGCCGGCGTGGACGCGCCCGACCTGATGCAGGCGCGCAGCGACGCGCAGAAGGCGCGCTCCGCGCTGGTGCTGGCGCGCCAGGCGCTCGCGCGCCAGCGCGAACTCGCGGGCTCGGAGATCGCCTCCCGGCGCGACGTGGAACAGGCCGAGAACGACGCCACGCAGGCCGCCAGCGAGCTGGCACGCGCCGAGGCCAGGCTGTCCCAGTTCGGTGCCGCCACGTCCAGCGCGGCCCAGGGCACGGTGCTGAGCCTGCGCTCACCGATCGCCGGCCGGGTGGTCGAGCTCAACGCGGCGCGCGGCGCCTACTGGAACGACACCAACGCCTCGCTGATGACGGTCGCGGACCTGAGCTCGGTCTACGTGAGCGCCAGCGTGGACGAGAAAGACCTGGGCGCGGTCTTCGTCGGCCAGGAGGCCACGGTGCTGTTCGACGCCTATCCGGGCGCGCCGATGAAGGCGCGGGTGCGCTACGTCGGCGAGCTGCTCGATCCCGACACCCGCAAGCTCAAGGTGCGCCTGCTGTTCGACAACCGCGACGGCCGGCTGCGGCCCGGCATGTTCGCCAGGGCGACCTTCCTCGCCCGGCCCCATGGCGGCCTGCTGCTGCCCGCGGCCGCGGTCGTGCATGCCGGTTTCGACGACCGGGTCTTCGTCGAGTCGGCGCCCTGGCGCTTCGAGCCGCGCGTGGTGCGGCTCGGCGTCCGGCAGGGCGAGCAGGTCGAGGTGGTGTCGGGGCTGAAGGCCGGCGAGCGCGTGGTCCAGCGCGATGGAGTGCTGCTCGATGATTGA
- a CDS encoding response regulator transcription factor: protein MRILLIEDDRKAARLLARAFGEEGFQVDVAHSAEEGDELAFVTGYDLIVLDWFLPGKDGLSVCRELRARGMQVPILMLTARDALADRVMGLDTGADDYLTKPFAFEELLARSRALLRRSELTRPAVLAVADLRLEPGSQRVTRGEQVLELTRKEYAILHILLRHAGALVSRARLAEQVWKDDLIAIDNLIDVHMGNLRRKVDAPGQPPLIQTVRGRGFRLAPPESGDA from the coding sequence ATGAGGATTCTGCTGATCGAGGACGACCGCAAGGCCGCGCGCCTGCTGGCCCGCGCCTTCGGGGAAGAGGGTTTCCAGGTGGACGTCGCTCATTCGGCCGAGGAAGGCGACGAGCTAGCCTTCGTCACCGGCTACGACCTGATCGTGCTCGACTGGTTTCTGCCTGGCAAGGACGGCCTCTCGGTCTGCCGCGAGCTGCGCGCGCGCGGCATGCAGGTGCCGATCCTGATGCTCACCGCGCGCGACGCGCTCGCCGACCGCGTGATGGGCCTCGACACCGGCGCCGACGACTACCTCACCAAGCCCTTCGCCTTCGAGGAGCTGCTGGCCCGCTCGCGCGCCCTGCTGCGCCGCTCCGAGCTGACGCGCCCCGCGGTGCTGGCCGTGGCCGACCTGCGGCTCGAGCCGGGCAGCCAGCGCGTCACGCGCGGCGAGCAGGTGCTGGAGCTCACGCGCAAAGAGTACGCGATCCTGCACATCCTGCTGCGGCATGCCGGCGCGCTGGTGAGCCGCGCGCGCCTGGCCGAGCAGGTGTGGAAGGACGACCTGATCGCGATCGACAACCTGATCGACGTGCACATGGGCAACCTGCGCCGCAAGGTCGATGCGCCGGGCCAGCCGCCGCTGATCCAGACCGTGCGCGGCCGCGGCTTCCGGCTGGCGCCCCCCGAAAGCGGCGATGCTTAG
- a CDS encoding HAMP domain-containing protein produces the protein MLSLRARLALAYMGAIVLVVALAAAGAHWSLARAVHGQLDAALLALAETELAMLPAAAGPSVAVHDYSRESTAPPSLVRLDRLVQIIDADGHAMARSANLGEATLPAAAALRERLAAGETVFQTLDSFGEEPVRMVSVPVQGHGPVLAVQVAGSLDDVNHVVDSASLLFVVMGFALLLTIGAAGAWLTRGAFRAIDEVVRQAHQIGGTRLSERLPHPGTRDEIGRLVDTLNEMLSRLEQGFEAQRRFTADASHELRSPLSRLRTELELALRRPRDPADYVAALRSSMEEVERLTLLVEELLTLARIDAGQERGSVEAIALGELVEDAVRRLHPSARERRIEIVVVPGAPVEATAARGAVSLVLANLLDNAVKFSPPGGQVRVEMASEGRSAVVRVIDAGAGIRQDEIPHLFERFHRGANTRSEHIPGVGLGLAISQAIAASCGGRVEAGNAIGGGAVFALRLPRAD, from the coding sequence ATGCTTAGCCTGCGCGCGCGGCTGGCGCTGGCCTACATGGGCGCCATCGTGCTGGTGGTGGCGCTGGCCGCCGCCGGTGCCCACTGGAGCCTGGCGCGCGCGGTGCACGGCCAGCTCGATGCGGCGCTGCTCGCGCTGGCCGAGACCGAGCTCGCCATGCTGCCGGCCGCTGCGGGACCTTCGGTGGCCGTGCACGACTACTCGCGCGAATCGACGGCCCCGCCCTCGCTGGTGCGCCTCGACCGGCTGGTGCAGATCATCGACGCCGACGGCCACGCGATGGCGCGCAGCGCGAACCTGGGCGAGGCCACGCTGCCGGCGGCGGCCGCGCTGCGGGAGCGCCTCGCGGCCGGCGAGACCGTCTTCCAGACCCTCGACAGCTTCGGCGAGGAGCCGGTGCGCATGGTGTCGGTGCCGGTGCAGGGCCATGGCCCCGTGCTCGCGGTGCAGGTCGCCGGCTCGCTGGACGACGTCAACCATGTCGTCGACTCCGCGAGCCTGCTGTTCGTCGTCATGGGCTTCGCGCTGCTGCTGACCATCGGCGCCGCGGGCGCGTGGCTGACGCGCGGCGCGTTCCGGGCCATCGACGAGGTGGTGCGACAGGCCCACCAGATCGGCGGTACCCGCCTGAGCGAGCGGCTGCCGCATCCGGGCACGCGCGACGAGATCGGCCGCCTCGTGGACACGCTCAACGAGATGCTGTCGCGCCTCGAGCAGGGCTTCGAGGCCCAGCGCCGCTTCACCGCCGATGCCTCGCACGAGCTGCGCTCGCCGCTCTCGCGCCTGCGCACCGAGCTCGAGCTCGCGCTGCGCAGGCCGCGCGATCCGGCCGACTACGTCGCGGCTCTGCGGTCGAGCATGGAAGAGGTCGAGCGCCTCACGCTGCTGGTGGAGGAACTGCTGACGCTGGCGCGCATCGACGCCGGGCAGGAGCGCGGCTCGGTGGAGGCGATCGCGCTCGGCGAACTGGTGGAGGACGCGGTGCGGCGGCTGCACCCATCGGCGCGCGAGCGCCGGATCGAGATCGTCGTGGTGCCCGGCGCGCCGGTCGAGGCCACGGCGGCCCGCGGCGCCGTGAGCCTGGTGCTGGCCAACCTGCTGGACAACGCCGTCAAGTTCTCGCCGCCGGGCGGGCAAGTGCGGGTGGAGATGGCGAGCGAGGGTCGAAGCGCCGTCGTGCGCGTGATCGATGCCGGTGCCGGCATCCGCCAGGACGAGATCCCGCATCTGTTCGAACGCTTCCACCGCGGGGCGAACACGCGTTCCGAACACATCCCCGGGGTCGGCCTGGGACTCGCGATCTCCCAGGCCATCGCGGCCTCCTGCGGCGGGCGCGTCGAGGCCGGCAACGCGATCGGCGGCGGTGCCGTGTTCGCGTTGCGGCTGCCGCGCGCGGACTGA
- the kdpC gene encoding potassium-transporting ATPase subunit KdpC, which produces MNNTIDNPIDNGSEKGGVIRPALVVFVLLSALTGLIYPMAVTGAAKAVFPAQADGSLIVLDGTTVGSKLIGQNFSDPKHFWGRPSATAPQPYNASASGGANQGPLNPALTDAVKARVEALRAADPGNTAPVPVDLVTASASGLDPDISPAAAQYQAPRVARERGLPLARVQALIDDNTQKPLLGLLGESRVNVLALNLALDKAR; this is translated from the coding sequence ATGAACAACACCATCGACAACCCCATCGACAACGGCAGCGAAAAGGGCGGCGTCATCCGCCCGGCCCTCGTCGTCTTCGTGCTGCTGAGCGCGCTCACCGGCCTGATCTATCCGATGGCCGTCACCGGCGCCGCCAAGGCGGTGTTTCCCGCGCAGGCGGACGGCAGCCTGATCGTGCTCGACGGCACCACCGTCGGCTCGAAGCTGATCGGCCAGAACTTCAGCGATCCCAAGCACTTCTGGGGTCGTCCCTCGGCCACCGCGCCGCAGCCCTACAACGCGAGCGCCTCGGGCGGCGCGAACCAGGGCCCGCTGAACCCGGCGCTGACCGATGCGGTGAAGGCGCGCGTGGAGGCCCTGCGCGCGGCCGACCCTGGCAACACGGCACCGGTGCCGGTCGACCTCGTGACGGCCTCGGCCAGCGGGCTCGATCCCGACATCAGCCCGGCCGCGGCGCAGTACCAGGCGCCGCGCGTCGCGCGCGAGCGCGGCCTGCCGCTGGCACGGGTGCAGGCGCTGATCGACGACAACACGCAGAAGCCGCTGCTGGGCCTCCTGGGCGAATCGCGCGTCAACGTGCTCGCGTTGAACCTCGCGCTCGACAAGGCCCGTTGA